The Trichosurus vulpecula isolate mTriVul1 chromosome 3, mTriVul1.pri, whole genome shotgun sequence genome includes a window with the following:
- the LOC118843569 gene encoding ferritin heavy chain-like, with protein MTTSSPSQVLQNYHQDSEAAINRQMNLELYASYVYLSMSYYFDRDDVALKNFAKYFLHQSQEEREHAEKLMKLRNQRGGRIFLQDIKKPDRDDWESGLNAMECALRLEKNVNQSLPELHKLATDKNDPHLCDFIETHYLDEQVKAIKQLGDQVTNLRKMGAPDSGMAEYLFDKHTLGDSDNQS; from the coding sequence ATGACCACCTCGTCTCCTTCTCAGGTGCTGCAGAACTACCACCAGGACTCGGAGGCCGCCATCAACCGCCAGATGAACCTGGAGCTGTACGCCTCCTACGTGTACCTGTCCATGTCCTACTACTTTGACCGCGATGACGTGGCGCTGAAGAACTTTGCCAAGTATTTCCTACATCAGTCCCAGGAGGAGAGGGAGCACGCTGAGAAGCTGATGAAACTGCGGAACCAGCGCGGGGGCCGCATCTTCCTGCAGGACATCAAGAAACCAGACCGAGATGACTGGGAGAGCGGGCTGAACGCCATGGAGTGTGCTCTGCGcttggaaaaaaatgtcaatcaGTCGTTACCGGAATTGCACAAGCTGGCAACTGACAAGAATGACCCCCATTTATGTGATTTCATCGAAACCCACTACCTGGACGAACAGGTAAAGGCCATCAAACAACTGGGTGATCAGGTAACCAACCTGCGCAAAATGGGGGCCCCCGATTCTGGCATGGCGGAATATCTTTTTGACAAGCACACCCTTGGAGACAGTGACAACCAGAGCTAA